CTTGATCCTAGAACGTCTACTAAAAAAGGATCATGGATTTGGAACAGCATTGCTAAGACTCTTGCATCCCTACGAACCATCTGTTTTAGGAAGATTGGGAATGGTATGGATACCTTTTTTTGGACGGACCCTTGGATCCCatctcttccttccttttctctgAAGCCTGATGCTTCTTCGAGGGTTTTCCCTGAAGAATCAACATGTTTATTTCTAATAATAGTTGGAATTTAGACCTGTTGGGTGCTTCGGCCCCTAGTTACTTGGCGCATATCCGTCTCGTTCCTTGCTCTGAGTCCCCTGACTCTTGGTGGTGCACACTCTCCAGAGACCGATGCTTTCATACAAAAAAACGTATCTTTTTCTCTCTAACACCGTTCGTTATGACTTGTCTTTATCcgcttggtggaaatttttttggcatCTTAATATCcataagaaatttaaaaatgtttttctgGCGTGTATTAAATGCAGGGATTCCGGTTAAGGATTCTATTTCGAATTGGACTCCGGTCGATCCAACTTGTGCTTTTTGtggcacttgtaatgagaccctCTGGCACTTATTGCTTTATTGTGATTGGGTCAAACATATCTAGGCAGCGGGTCCTTTGGGTCTCAGGACAGAACTCATCTCTTCCCCATCTCTGCGACAATTCTGTATTTCTACTTTTCTCAACTGCAAGCTTGATAAGCATTctcttgtttggttttttttcagtttttattattacatgtTATTTTATCTGGCTTTCCAGGAACAATTTAATATTCTGTTTTGTGAAACCCAACCCTCTATCTGTTTTAAAGAGGATTGAACTTTGGTTGAAAGATCTCTCTATCTCCCCCCCTCAACTACTCCCTTTACTGTATTATTTAATAATCAAGACCTGTTTGTGCATACTCTACCTCTTTTACCTACTTTagattttcttgttttggtttgCGCCGGGCTTGATCCATCGGACATAAGTTGTTCTGGATGGACCCTTGGATTCCTGTTAGAAGGGAAATTCATTTTGTTAAATGCAAGAAGAATTAAGAGTCAACATGAGTTGGAACCTGAATTGCTAGCCATCCTCACTGGTTTTGATTTGGCTAATTCGAGAGGTTTGAagttgaaagaagtttggtgctttAATAAGGTACTACCTGGAcgtcttccaactccatccctttccccCTGGCCATTAGAAGTTTTGGACTATTTTTTGAAGATTCTGGATTGCTCCTCTAACATTGTGTTTAAGTCTCCACGAGACCCTTCTATCCCGTCTTGGCTTAAGTCTCTAGCTCGGATGACCTTTTTTAGAAAGGATACTTGGTTAGATGATAGTTGTACATCTCTTTAATTAGtaatataattttcttttctttcatcaaaaaaaaaaaaaaaaaaaaacctcatcttCCACCTCTATATATACCTTGATATCGCTGGGCCATGAAACCCATTTCCTCGAAATTCTTTGGCCTTCAAATCTGTTAGGACATGGATCCCTCGAAGTTCGTCCACCAGCAACACCCTCAACCGCCACCCCAACAGACCCACCAAGTGGCGCCACCTTCACTGGCGGATCTCAACTTCACCGCTGCTCTGGCAGCGGCCATATCCTCTATCATGGACGGGCAACAAAGCAATAtcaacaacaatgacaacagTAACAATAACACTATCAGTATCAGTTGCAGCACCCCTACCACCAACAGCAATAGCAATAGCAATAAACTCACCAATTCTAAATTTTGCAGGGAATTAATATTGtccctttttttaaatttttttttttttagggtttcttcattttcggtggcaagagaaaggaagagattaTACaggttttttggggttggtgTGGAAGATTAAAACACGATTTCATTCTTACTGTCATTTCAAATTGaataattttgttcaaattagCTGTCTATGAATACAGAAGAATTGCATATTAGCTTGCTTCTTGGACTTATTGGTCCATATATTTGTCTTTTATCTCTTAACTTGGTTTTAATCTATTCCGTAGCATGACACAAATCGAGTGACAAAAAATACAGGAATCATTCTTGGttctttatcttttccttttttctagaAGTGATAGGAATAGTTTGTCACGAAAATGGAGGATTAGATGAGATAGAAGAGTCTGCTACGTTTTGACCAGGCAATGTTCGTTTCCCCTAAAtactcttaaaataaaaaacacacaTATATCAAGACACCAGGAAACAATCACAGACTGGTCTACTTTCACAACTTCAGAGTATCCCAATAGCAATTGGACGAGAAAAGAGCAAGTAACTTGAACATCATTCCCAAAGTTAGAACATTTCATTCACATCGTAACCCCTACCCCCCTCATATGATCATGCATGAAAATCTCCCCTAATATGTTTTCTAGAAATCCAAACATTCGCCAAGGTATTCTTAGAATCAAACCATCAATCCTAACCATGTGAACATGGGAGTGATTCATCCCCAACCGTTTCACTAATTACTAGAAGAACCCATTCAACACttcaatgaaaaacatgagaaccATCATTTTAAAGAACAATGGGGCTAACTTTACACCTTACCATTtaagaataagagaaaatgttctctgtggaggtggggaggggggggggcaagTCACGCCCAGATACAGTGGGGACCGAAATGATCAAAATGATCGGCCcgccccccatgaaaggcagaattTTTGTCTCCAAAATGCCAATGTATGTGTTCTCTCATTGACTGTCATGCGCGCATGGCCCCCACTCTCCCTCAAAGAGAACGCTCTccccaaaaataatttgaaaagttCCTTTTGCATTACATTATACATGTTAAAATCAGAAGCACTAAATTCAACATGCATACATTTGTTCCCAGTAGCCTGAGATACCATTAAACACATAAATATAAATCATGTGGTTCACCAAAACACAAAGAGACAATGGGGAATTGCAGAGCTCGGGTAGGGTGGGGAGTTGGAGAGGACTGGGACGGGGTAGAGTTGCTGGGGAGGTGGGCAAAGTTTTACGAATCGGTGAATCGACTGACATTGATCCCGGCCAATTTCCATCGTTCCTAATTGTTATTGTCTGAATCGGCGATTCCTAGTCATTTTCATTTGTAATCCACCTTAAATTGGACCCATTCATGGGCCGATTCCAGATTCCTTTGCTGATTCTATTTTCACCATAAATTAGTGTAGATCCAATTGGATCAGACTCAGACTGATTCGGATCCGATTCAGATTGAAAACGACTCTAAAGTCTGATAACTGCACTAAAGATTATGTCCCGCACACAAGGatagggaaggagagagattggGAATCTTGTGcgggaatggaaaaaaaaaaggcgggAAGGAAGGAGTAAAATGATTTCTGGCAACGGTATTATATATAATGCCATAAATGATACTTTGACGACGGTATTATTTTTACTGTTGCATCATGATTTCCCTGTGCCTAAAGTTCATCGAGACCTatcaaattaaaatattttgcTGTATGCTGAATGTGAAGTTTGTCTCTGACTTGGGAATTGCTAAGCCCTGATTTggtgtgatttctatttcaattttggattgatttcatgaaatagccaacaaatagattttaggtcaaaaaattgaaatcgtTTTGGCTATATAAATATGaattatttcaagaataaaaaaatccatttggaaGTTCAATTTATGAGATtatattctctatatttctttgtaaagggcagtggtggtggtggaatagtggtggcaatggtggtggcgATGGCGATAGTGGCGAGACaattaggagaaaaagaaaggtggtgttttatttttaacatggaAGTACTAATTTGCCCATCAAATTtgccatgtgctcattaaagagcaagaatgaaatcaaatgaaatagaaattttgaaatagctCCTCAGTTATTTCAGAATAAGGTGCAAAAACCAAACCTAAcaatttttgaaatagaaatcataccaaatcaagcCTAAGCTTTTAAATACAAATTCATCCAATGACAAAGTTCTTGTTGGCACCTGTGGATAAATAGCTCCATATAATTTCCAATAAAGCTTCCTTCTTGTTAACTTTTGAATTCCCATTCCTCTCTTCTAATTTCTGAAAgagcctttttttttcccccatatTGTTTGACTTCTCAACCATTTTGCATAGTTGTATTCTGATATATTTATACATCCACTCCAattatcttcttctcatctACAATGAGagtttctctatttttattccACTCTGGTTGTTTTCTTGTTCTCTGGCCATCTCCCTCCTCTCTAGCAAATCATCTTATCCTCCTGCTACCTTAAACCTTTAAGGTTAAATTGTGAAACAGAGTCATAGAGATCATGGGAAAATGCAGAGATATCTTGATGGAGGTGTCTTACAttgcaaaaacaaaacataCAAATATAAATACAAACAGCAGTAATATATTATCATTTTACTTCATCTTAAAGCTAATGTGCCGATAGAGTACTCCCACTGGTTCAATTCATGCATGCACATTTTGCATGATGTAATTTCAAGGTAATATTGGAGTGTTCAACAGATGCGCTCCTGGGTTGGAATCGAAACCAAGTCTTTTCAAATTCATCCACTTTTCACAAAATTTGGAATGGACATGAAATGGCCAGAGAAGTGAACCTCACTTGAAGTCCTACTTCCGATGTATAGCTCTGAACCTCACTTAATCACTCAATGTTACCTTACCTTTCAGCAAAAATATGATTCTTACACTGAAAGAGAAATATAAGAGGTTTGTAGAAGAAAGGATCcatggaagagaaaaagaattttgATATACTCATCATTATCATAGAATAGGACGGATATATTACAATGAAGCACCTCTTCCATTGCTGCTTTTTCTGTTGTTTGCCCTTGAATTTGATCCCCACTCCATTGCTTCTGCTACAGCTCGTTGACGTTCTTCTGCACTTACTTCATCCTGATGATCTCCATCCTCACTTGACACTTTCTTCTCAGAAGCTGAATCTGGAACAGCAAGTAGTGGAGGTAGCCCTTCTTCAGGAGACAGTGATAGGAAACTAAGAGCAGTGACAACATCGCTCATCAAGGGGCGGACTGACGCTTCCTCCTGAAGACACATGGCAGCGACTGCAACTGCTTGATTTAAACCTCTGACTGGGAAGTCCCCTTGAAGAAGTGGATCAGCCATCTCTGGGAACCTTTTGGGATCCTTGAATATGGGTTGTGCCTGTTCAAAGTGATATAGTATTCACCGAGGGGAATCAATAGAATGGATTGGAGTTGTAATGTAAAGGTGAAATTATCTATGCTCTGTTCTCATCCAAAGTTCTGATGTATTAGGAAATTAAAGAAACCATataaagtgaatgaatgaatCAGTAAAtgttaaaaacaaaagaatatccacttttgaaaattatttcCCTTATGTTGGAGAAAGGAATCTGACAGAGAAAGAAGCATGAGGTACATTAAGCAGCAAGTCATGACTCAACACAACAAAATAATTTCCAAAGTAACGAATTTTGAGCACAGACATAGGTGTGAGACTCCATAGATGCTTTAGATAGCTAATTAAGCTGAAAGAATAGCAGCCTTGGAAacctgatttttcaaaatcatcTAAGATATTAATAAATAACGATGATTTAGACTACATTAGCTGTAGCTTAGTAATACAATTAACAGGGAAAAAGAAATAATGTGCAATCACATGCACACACATATAGATGTGTCAAAGACTTCATATTGTGTCTTGGGGACAGAATTTGTAGTTGCATTTCAGGCTAATGgttttttaagtttaattttttgagattttttgggTAGTGGCATGTAACTTACTTTGAAGGACAAGGGAAACAGCTTCCCCAAAATCCACCTGATTTTCAACCAAGATTTCCATAAGGTTATCTCAGTTGTGAGAACTAAAACGTATGTCAAACCATTCAATGCCAAACCAGGATCGAAAACTTAACGCCCATGACTAGTCAAATATAAAGGCAACAGCAAAAGGAAATTCAAGAGTACaccccctatccacttccaacAGCAAATTAATCCCTTGGAATAAACCACTTGCCCAGATATGCTTAGCTTagaccttgtatcaagtatggtGTCGAATAGAActcattggagggcaaggatccatgtagctgactccattaagttgggataaggctgtggttgttgttgtttataGGGTCCAGAATGAATTTTCCCATCTCCTAGAGAACTGGCCTATGATTTCAATCCCATCATTTCGAACTCGGTGAAGGGGCCCGTTACAAGTTTTAATcatcaaaaaattaaattttaactGACAAAGAAAGGAACTAAAGAGCAAGAACGAAAATTACCCAAGCAACTAGGTTTTGCTCCTCTGTTGGTCTTGTGGTGTCAATGGCTCTTCGTCCAGTTATTAGCTCCAGTAAAACAACTCCAAAACTATACACATCTGACTTCAAAGTCAGCTGACCTGTTCTTGCATACTCTGGGGCGCAGTAACCATATGTCCCCATCACCCGTGATGATACATGTGTCTTATCTCCAACAGGTCCAAGCTTGGCAAGACCAAAATCGGAGAGTTTTGGATTGAATTCTTCATCCAGCAAGATGTTGGATGATTTCAGATCTCGATATATAACAGGGGGGTTGGCCTTATCGTGCAAATATTCCAAACCCTTAGCAGCCCCTGAAGCTATTTTCATTCTAGTAAACCAGGGTAGTGGCTTTTGGTCTGGCGGGAGATCTGCATTGCAAAAGTGGTGAACAATGCATTTAGGCAGCTTTCTTTGACTGATAGATACTGTAAGATGACACATGGCCAGACTGTTCTGAACCATGTGAGGTGATTAAAATCTGAAGGTCAATTGCAGAGTAGGAATCTGACTAAAAAGTATGCGATAATTACAAGGAATGTGCAGTATATTATTTGAAAATCAACAATAATTTAAAAAGTTTCTTCTAAACTCAAAAGATATGGGAGAAACAAGAGGAGCATACCAAGTAGGTGATCTTCAAGAGATCCCAATGCCATAAACTCATACACCAAGAGCCTCTGATCTCCGTCAGCACAATAACCAATCAGATTGACCAGATTTTGATGGTGGAGGAGACTCAGCATCAAAACCTCAACAAGAAACTCTCTGTTTCCCTGTAATCCATTTCTGTCCAGTTGCTTCACGGCCACAAGCTGATCACAATAAAATGGTGATTAATATTTTGAcagatgtgtgtgtgtgtgtgtgtgtgagagagagagagagagagagagagagagagagttatgagCACTAATTTACCTGGCCAGTATTCTCAAGTTTCCCCCTGTAGACTCTTCCAAATCCACCTTCACCCACTAAACATTCCTGCCGGAAATTCTTTGTTGCTGTGGCCAACTCACGAAAAGTAAAAGTTTGTGCTGCAATGTTACCGTTACCATTAGCAGCTtcctttttgtttgttgtttcaGCTTGGGTCTTTGTTTTATCCTCTGCGCAAGAAACCATATTGCACTAAGTATCATAGAACAACAAAGGCAGCACTGAACATTTTCTTAAATCAGGGCCAATAcgttttttctgatttttattcagcttcattttttgttcagtTTGTATTCACACCCTTAATGTTCGGAACACAGGTGGAGTTTTCTGagttataattttatttttctggccATTCATTCAACAACAAAAACTAATACTAAGAAAAGGAATCTCATCTTCAGCAGTCAACAGTTATTGTTAAAATTAGCAGATCATTCTAACTGATCCATTTAATATAAAGTTATGGTAATGTTTAGGAACTCCTACATGTTTTGAGTTAATTTTCTTCACATATTAACTTAAATATTCCAATTGTCTCCACAGACACAATTAAATAGCAGCCAACAGCCATGAGTGGTCCCAGCTCAGAATGAGAAGGATTGTTCTCAAGAACTTGGGAACATCAAATTGTGGACCCATGCATTGGCAAAACTCTAGGCACTTGAAAGAAAAATCAGATATAGCAtgtttattaaaaataaaaatcatgagAAAAAATTGATTTAGAAAATGTGAATGTAGATCTAGTTGCTCAAATTCCTTCTGTATAGCTATGTAATGACACTGTTCTCCATGAGCTTCAGAAATGGAATGACTTCATCTCACATTTTCAAGCTGTAGATTGCAATTTGTTATTCAGGTAATGATGATATTCTCTTGAATGTATCATCTGCATCTAATTTGCATCATTCATCTCACATTTTCAATCTGTAGCTCATTATTTCTGATTCAGGTATTGATGACATTGTCTTGAATGTATTATCTGCATCTAATTTGCATGGTGCAAAGAACTTTTTCCAATGTATTCCACAGTTCTAAAGTTAATTTCATAACT
The sequence above is a segment of the Telopea speciosissima isolate NSW1024214 ecotype Mountain lineage chromosome 7, Tspe_v1, whole genome shotgun sequence genome. Coding sequences within it:
- the LOC122666896 gene encoding probable serine/threonine-protein kinase PBL26 isoform X2, translated to MLSLLHHQNLVNLIGYCADGDQRLLVYEFMALGSLEDHLLDLPPDQKPLPWFTRMKIASGAAKGLEYLHDKANPPVIYRDLKSSNILLDEEFNPKLSDFGLAKLGPVGDKTHVSSRVMGTYGYCAPEYARTGQLTLKSDVYSFGVVLLELITGRRAIDTTRPTEEQNLVAWAQPIFKDPKRFPEMADPLLQGDFPVRGLNQAVAVAAMCLQEEASVRPLMSDVVTALSFLSLSPEEGLPPLLAVPDSASEKKVSSEDGDHQDEVSAEERQRAVAEAMEWGSNSRANNRKSSNGRGASL
- the LOC122666896 gene encoding probable serine/threonine-protein kinase PBL26 isoform X1; the encoded protein is MVSCAEDKTKTQAETTNKKEAANGNGNIAAQTFTFRELATATKNFRQECLVGEGGFGRVYRGKLENTGQLVAVKQLDRNGLQGNREFLVEVLMLSLLHHQNLVNLIGYCADGDQRLLVYEFMALGSLEDHLLDLPPDQKPLPWFTRMKIASGAAKGLEYLHDKANPPVIYRDLKSSNILLDEEFNPKLSDFGLAKLGPVGDKTHVSSRVMGTYGYCAPEYARTGQLTLKSDVYSFGVVLLELITGRRAIDTTRPTEEQNLVAWAQPIFKDPKRFPEMADPLLQGDFPVRGLNQAVAVAAMCLQEEASVRPLMSDVVTALSFLSLSPEEGLPPLLAVPDSASEKKVSSEDGDHQDEVSAEERQRAVAEAMEWGSNSRANNRKSSNGRGASL